A section of the Glandiceps talaboti chromosome 8, keGlaTala1.1, whole genome shotgun sequence genome encodes:
- the LOC144438867 gene encoding large ribosomal subunit protein eL21-like, which translates to MVKTNTNGYRRGTRYMFSRDFRKKGPFLLSTYMKLYKRGDIVDIKGTGAQQKGMPHKSYHGKTGRVYNVTPHAVGIIVNKQVRNRIMPKRINVRIEHVRHSKCRDDFLKRVKENEEKKKQAKEKGVKINLKRQPEQPRPGHFVRTKHNKPVLFEPIPYEFIA; encoded by the exons ATGGTGAAGACCAACACAAATGGGTACCGACGTGGTACCAGGTACATGTTCTCCAGGGACTTCCGTAAGAAGGGTCCTTTCCTCTTGTCAACTTATATGAAACTTTACAAAAGAGGAGACATTGTTGACATAAAG GGTACTGGTGCCCAACAAAAAGGTATGCCCCACAAATCATACCATGGCAAAACAGGCAGAGTGTACAATGTTACTCCTCATGCAGTTGGTATCATTGTCAACAAGCAAGTCAG GAATCGTATTATGCCCAAAAGAATCAATGTTCGAATTGAGCATGTTAGACATTCAAAATGCAGAGACGATTTCTTGAAAAGGGTGAAGGAAAATGAAGAAAAGAAGAAACAGGCTAAGGAGAAGGGagtcaaaatcaatttgaagAGACAG CCAGAACAGCCTCGCCCTGGACACTTTGTGAGGACAAAACACAACAAGCCAGTGCTTTTCGAGCCAATTCCATATGAATTTATTGCATAA